The Doryrhamphus excisus isolate RoL2022-K1 chromosome 1, RoL_Dexc_1.0, whole genome shotgun sequence genome includes a window with the following:
- the znf622 gene encoding cytoplasmic 60S subunit biogenesis factor ZNF622, whose protein sequence is MASYTCISCRVAFEDGDVQRAHYKSDWHRYNLKRKVADMPPVTAENFQERVLSQRAAADQKLTEAASVEGCSMCNKKFSSTNAFQNHLQSHKHQQAERRALLAAQREVDKLNEKNLEKGLDPDKTDHDAQNQALQQALKEQQRPGQAKTSQDRTARHKAEKTEKPPRLMWLEEQAKRREREETTAAEEEDWEDVDDDDDDDDDMEDEEDDSMEEEEPQPPPALPGSIPVTDCLFCSHHSKSLFRNVAHMTHVHSFFIPDLDFLVNLKGLIRYLGEKVGAGNVCLWCNEKGRSFYSTEAVQRHMMDKSHCKLFTDGDAALELADFYDFRSSYPDSGDGQEADMEGAELPDDNLQYDDDTLELTLPSGARIGHRSLMRYYKQRFGTQRTLVSHNKNAVGRVLRHYKALGWGGNTGNMAWHHKQDMQYVQMKKSKWLLKMGMSHNATKQKHFRVQVMF, encoded by the exons ATGGCGTCTTACACGTGCATTAGCTGCCGGGTGGCGTTCGAGGATGGCGATGTCCAGCGTGCACACTACAAGAGCGACTGGCACCGCTACAACCTGAAGAGAAAGGTGGCCGACATGCCGCCGGTCACCGCAGAGAACTTCCAGGAGAGGGTCTTGTCCCAGCGGGCCGCCGCCGATCAGAAGCTGACCGAGGCTGCCTCCGTGGAAGGCTGCAGCATGTGCAACAAGAAGTTCTCCAGCACCAACGCCTTCCAAAACCACCTACAGTCTCACAAGCACCAGCAGGCTGAGAGGCGAGCCCTGCTGGCCGCCCAAAGGGAGGTGGACAAGCTCAACGAGAAGAATCTGGAAAAGGGGCTCGATCCTGATAAAACAGACCACGATGCTCAGAACCAGGCCCTGCAGCAGGCCCTCAAGGAGCAGCAGAGGCCCGGGCAGGCCAAAACTAGTCAGGACAGGACGGCGAGGCACAAGGCAGAGAAGACGGAAAAACCTCCTCGACTGATGTGGTTGGAGGAGCAGGCCAAACGGAGAGAACGGGAAGAGACAACTGCTGCAGAGGAAG AGGACTGGGAGGATGTagatgacgacgacgatgatgatgatgacatggaggatgaggaagatgacagcatggaggaggaagagccgCAGCCCCCCCCTGCTCTTCCGGGGTCCATCCCTGTCACAGACTGTCTCTTCTGCTCGCATCATTCCAAGTCGCTGTTCAGGAACGTTGCCCACATGACACACGTCCACAGCTTCTTCATCCCCGACCTCGACTTCCTGGTCAACCTTAAAGGCCTCATCCGCTACCTGG GAGAGAAAGTTGGCGCGGGGAACGTATGTCTGTGGTGCAATGAGAAGGGGCGCTCCTTTTACTCAACTGAGGCGGTCCAGCGTCACATGATGGACAAAAGTCACTGCAAACTGTTCACAGACGGCGACGCTGCTCTTGAGTTGGCTGACTTTTACGACTTCAG GAGCAGCTACCCTGACAGTGGGGATGGGCAGGAAGCTGACATGGAGGGGGCGGAACTTCCTGATGACAACCTTCAATATGACGATGACACTTTGGAGCTCACCCTCCCGTCAG GTGCCAGGATTGGCCATCGCTCCCTCATGAGATACTACAAGCAGCGCTTTGGAACACAGAGGACGCTGGTGAGCCACAACAAGAATGCTGTGGGCCGTGTGCTGCGTCACTACAAAGCTCTCGGCTGGGGGGGCAACACAG GTAACATGGCCTGGCATCACAAGCAGGACATGCAGTATGTGCAGATGAAGAAGTCCAAGTGGCTGCTGAAGATGGGAATGAGTCACAACGCCACCAAACAGAAACACTTCAGAGTCCAAGTCATGTTCTGA
- the epdr1 gene encoding mammalian ependymin-related protein 1, whose translation MQRLVVVLVTAAASFTLGLPPLEAYPDVVPCLAPLQWEGRWVLYDHGTGRNNRAAVSYDGQNRRLRILQQHKKHTPCQRYFEYIYLYDSMVMFQIDQKTKECSKVALTESWDPFDIPDNSTFEDQYIIGGPGDNVQVQEWSDRKPARRHETWVGVYTLKDCYPVQETYIKNSSVTTSTRFFNLQLGISDPNVFTPPSTCQSARPVAMTESHC comes from the exons ATGCAGCGACTGGTTGTCGTACTAGTGACCGCCGCGGCCTCCTTCACGCTCGGCCTGCCCCCACTGGAAGCTTACCCAGATGTCGTACCGTGCCTCGCCCCGCTGCAATGGGAGGGTAGGTGGGTGCTGTACGACCACGGAACCGGGAGGAACAACCGGGCCGCGGTGTCCTACGACGGCCAGAACCGGAGACTCCGAATCCTGCAGCAGCACAAGAAACACACACCGTGTCAGAG GTACTTTGAGTACATCTATTTGTACGACAGCATGGTGATGTTTCAGATCGACCAGAAGACTAAAGAATGTTCCAAGGTTGCTCTGACCGAGTCCTGGGACCCTTTCGACATTCCAGACAACTCCACCTTTGAGGACCAGTACATAATCGGTGGTCCCGGGGACAACGTGCAGGTCCAGGAATGGTCAGACAGGAAGCCAGCACGCAGAC ATGAGACGTGGGTGGGTGTGTACACCCTGAAGGACTGCTACCCCGTGCAGGAGACCTACATCAAGAACAGCAGCGTCACCACGTCCACTCGCTTCTTCAACCTCCAGCTGGGCATCAGCGACCCAAATGTCTTCACCCCTCCCAGCACCTGCCAGTCGGCCCGACCCGTCGCCATGACAGAGTCCCACTGCTGA